The genomic region GAGCAATTGCTTTCGTACATGGCCTCACTCTTTTCGTCAAGGGGTGTTGACGAAACACTTGCATACGAAATTGCAATGCTGCCCGGCATGACGCAGCTCTTTTCACTACTAAAGATAGAAGAGATCAAGGAGAATGAGACCTACGATGTTGTAGTCCTAGATATGATGGCTTCTGGTGAAGCGTTACGCTATCTATACTTCCCTAAGCTTGTAGGCAGTTTAAACAAGCGGTTGATGAACCTTACAAGCTTGTTCAGTGGTATAGCAAGGCTCTTTGAACCAATTGCAAGGATACCTGCTCCGACTTCTGCTATCCTCAAGTTAGAATTTGAACTGGTCGAAAGGCTGGAAAGATTGGCAGGTATAATAAAGGATCATAACACAACAAGCATAAGGCTAGTAGCAAATCCAGACACCTTCAGTATAGAGAACGCGAAACGTGCTTTCATGTCCGCCAACCTGTATGGGATCAATGTAGACATGGCAGTAATAAATAAGATAATGCCTAAAGTTGAAGACGCCTATTTTGCAAGATGGGCAGATTTCCAAGAGAGCATGGTAAGGGAGGCCGAAGCTAATTTTTATCCATTACCTATAAGGAAAATGAAACTCTTTGAAACAGAATTGAAAGGAATTGATATGCTGGAAAGCTATGGCAATGAACTATTTGGTAATGAAGATCCTACACAGGTATTCTACAGGGGCGAACCATTCAACTTTGAAACGTTGGACGAATCATTTAGCATGAAGGTAAAGGTGCCATTTACCGAAAAGGACGATTTCGACATCGAGCGCTTTGGTGATCAACTCACAATAAAGGTTAGAAACGAAGTAGGTCAGCTGGTCAACATAGTACCGCTTCCGGCCGCTACTATGGGAATGAAGATGTCTAGAGCAAAGCTTCAGGGCGACGAGCTGAATATACTGTTTGAGAAAGCGGTATAATCACTCTACCTTTAGTTTTTCTCTGGTAACCTTCATCTCGCTTTCCATCATCTCTATGTATTTTTCTATACCTGCATCGGCAGACTTTAGTATTATCTGTAACACCTTAGCTAGTAAAACACTCATTGAGAGGCCGTAGTCCAAGGCAACCTTCGAGAGAAGAAAGGGAAGTTCTATGAATTGAGATTCCTTCTTTTCACTCATGCTGCTTGTACGGAAAAGATGTTGATAAATATTGCTTAATTCAATACCCTATGATGGTAAAGTTCACCAGTAATGAACTCGCCTTCATAAATAAATACGAGGTATGTCGCATAGCTACAGTTGGCAATGGCAAGCCTCACATTACGCCCGTATGCTACATGTTTATAGATGGAAAGTTCTACATTGCCACTGATTATGATACCAGAAAGTATAGGAATCTTATGAAAAACAAAAACATCTCTCTTTTAATTGATGTTTACCAACCAAATAAAGCTGTTCTTGTTGAAGGCATAGCAGAGATAATTGAGGAAGGAAAGGAGTTCAGAGAAGTTTATGAGAGGTTCTACAAGAAATTTGCATGGGTTAGGCAGGCACCGTGGAGGGAGAAAGAAGCACCATTTATAGGCATAAAACCAATAAGAAAGATCAGTTGGGGGTTGTAAAATGACCAATTTCTTGACAAGATTTGCGGGCAAGATATGCGAAACATTACTTCCAATAAAGTACGATATCTTTTACGGAGATCACGAGTCCCACATAGCTATATGCACGCTATCAGATATTAACCTACTTGAGCGGATCTCCAGATCAGAATTAATGAGAAACGTTGCTATAGTTGCTAGACTCTTTTCCGAGAATCAAGGAATAGAGAGGCTTATCAAATATGTAAATGAGCACAGGGGCATAAAATACATAATTCTTTGCGGAAAGGATACGAAAGGGCACCTGCCAGGGCAATCATTGCTCGCTCTACAAAAAACCGGAATTACGGGAAGTAGAATAATGGGGGCGAGAGGAAAACATCCCGTACTTGAACGTATAGCGCAAAGTGACGTGGAAGAATTTAGAAAAAATGTAGTATTGATAGATTTTGTAGGAATAACCGAGATCGATAAAATTGCTAAGAAAGTATCAGAGTTGTTGGCAACGTAATTACTTTCTGATGATCGCTTTAGTGCTATTACTTACCCTTCTTGCCATGTTATCCTTGCTCACGATCTTGCCAATTACATTGACTGGAGAGTATGGTCTTATTTCGTTGCCCTTACTTATTGGCGTTGGTCCGAAGAAGAGGCAAAGGGCACTTCCCTCTGGCCAGTAAGCGACATCCATTACGTTTACCCTCGATTTAGCGTTTTCCTCCCCAACTTTCACTGGCATCGGTTCGGTATACAATTCATCACCCCACCTGTTCATGATGACTTCCAAAGGTAACTTCTCAAGAATCGCTCGCACAGTGACAGGTGAACTTTCTTCATTCAATTGCACACTTACCCGTTCTTTCAATTCGACAAAATCAATTATGATCTCGTGTATGGTCATGAAGTAAAACTGCTCGTTAAGTATATGAGATTTGTGAATTTTTGTAGGCTTTGATGAACTAACTTCAATCCAAAAGGAATAAAATAATCAATTATGAATCAATACTGCTCATGGCACTGGATATACCGCTGA from Nitrososphaerales archaeon harbors:
- a CDS encoding pyridoxamine 5'-phosphate oxidase family protein, which translates into the protein MVKFTSNELAFINKYEVCRIATVGNGKPHITPVCYMFIDGKFYIATDYDTRKYRNLMKNKNISLLIDVYQPNKAVLVEGIAEIIEEGKEFREVYERFYKKFAWVRQAPWREKEAPFIGIKPIRKISWGL
- a CDS encoding TRC40/GET3/ArsA family transport-energizing ATPase; this encodes MRLILYTGKGGTGKTVTSCATALKSAKHAHETLIISADPAHTLSDAYMQNIGDEVTHVYDHLDALQIDPVNEMNKQYEQLLSYMASLFSSRGVDETLAYEIAMLPGMTQLFSLLKIEEIKENETYDVVVLDMMASGEALRYLYFPKLVGSLNKRLMNLTSLFSGIARLFEPIARIPAPTSAILKLEFELVERLERLAGIIKDHNTTSIRLVANPDTFSIENAKRAFMSANLYGINVDMAVINKIMPKVEDAYFARWADFQESMVREAEANFYPLPIRKMKLFETELKGIDMLESYGNELFGNEDPTQVFYRGEPFNFETLDESFSMKVKVPFTEKDDFDIERFGDQLTIKVRNEVGQLVNIVPLPAATMGMKMSRAKLQGDELNILFEKAV
- a CDS encoding cyclophilin-like fold protein; this translates as MTIHEIIIDFVELKERVSVQLNEESSPVTVRAILEKLPLEVIMNRWGDELYTEPMPVKVGEENAKSRVNVMDVAYWPEGSALCLFFGPTPISKGNEIRPYSPVNVIGKIVSKDNMARRVSNSTKAIIRK